The following are encoded in a window of Acidobacteriota bacterium genomic DNA:
- a CDS encoding SDR family oxidoreductase — translation MIRKLSGTVAIITGATSGIGRETAREFAAAGSKVVVAGRRQGRLTDLVKELESKGMQALAVATDVADQTQVENLIAAAVEKFGRVDVLVNNAGVAIASRFMEMPFEDFRRLMDVNFWGAVYACRAAVPQMRKQNGGGVILNISSIFGKRGMPFETAYCASKFALAGFSEALRAEVMSEGIDVCTIYPGAVETEIFDAAANSTGLEVPSFVPKCPANLMAKLVVQTARFPQPEVVAAFDAQAMNIVNTFAPALVDFALGWSVPFIEGLRRAKKQTEPKEPGSGNLYQPQDK, via the coding sequence ATGATTCGAAAGCTAAGCGGAACCGTGGCGATTATCACTGGCGCAACCAGCGGCATTGGGCGCGAAACCGCGCGCGAATTTGCCGCCGCAGGATCAAAAGTGGTCGTCGCCGGGCGGCGACAGGGGCGGTTGACTGACCTCGTCAAAGAGCTTGAAAGCAAGGGCATGCAAGCGTTGGCAGTGGCCACGGATGTGGCCGATCAGACTCAGGTCGAAAATCTAATAGCCGCTGCGGTGGAAAAATTTGGGCGTGTGGATGTATTGGTCAATAATGCAGGCGTGGCGATTGCGTCGCGGTTTATGGAAATGCCGTTCGAAGATTTTCGCCGATTGATGGATGTGAATTTCTGGGGAGCGGTTTATGCCTGCCGCGCGGCTGTTCCGCAAATGCGAAAACAAAACGGGGGCGGCGTGATCCTGAATATTTCTTCGATTTTTGGGAAACGCGGGATGCCATTTGAAACGGCGTATTGCGCCAGCAAATTTGCGCTGGCGGGATTTTCCGAAGCGCTACGCGCCGAAGTGATGTCCGAAGGCATTGACGTTTGCACGATTTACCCCGGCGCGGTCGAAACCGAAATTTTTGACGCGGCTGCGAACAGCACGGGATTGGAAGTGCCGAGTTTTGTGCCAAAGTGTCCAGCCAATCTGATGGCGAAACTGGTTGTGCAAACTGCGCGCTTTCCCCAACCCGAAGTAGTCGCGGCTTTTGACGCTCAGGCAATGAACATTGTGAACACGTTTGCTCCGGCGCTGGTGGATTTCGCGCTCGGCTGGAGCGTGCCCTTCATCGAAGGATTGCGCCGAGCAAAAAAACAGACTGAACCCAAAGAACCAGGAAGCGGCAATTTATACCAGCCGCAAGATAAATAA
- a CDS encoding GNAT family N-acetyltransferase, whose amino-acid sequence MTQTTNRAYPRTVALKDKPIGLRLLQASDRDEVLAFAQALPADDLLFLPLDISHPKVVDGWIRSLDSERTVTVVAESDGGLIGLGTLVRSETNWARHLGNIRLLVSRDARGMGLGSVLANEVFALAEESGLQKVVAQMAAEQRGAQAVFEKLGFKAEALLADYVMDLQGRTHDLIVMSYDVTGLNG is encoded by the coding sequence ATGACTCAAACAACGAATCGGGCGTATCCACGAACAGTTGCGTTAAAAGACAAACCAATCGGTTTGCGCCTTTTACAGGCTTCGGATCGCGATGAGGTGCTGGCGTTTGCCCAGGCGCTGCCTGCCGACGATCTGCTGTTCTTGCCGCTGGACATTTCGCATCCGAAAGTCGTGGATGGTTGGATACGCAGTCTGGATTCGGAGCGCACCGTGACAGTCGTAGCCGAATCCGATGGAGGGTTGATCGGATTGGGTACGCTAGTGCGAAGCGAAACCAACTGGGCACGGCATTTGGGCAACATTCGATTGTTGGTCAGCAGAGATGCGCGCGGCATGGGCCTGGGCAGTGTGCTGGCCAATGAAGTTTTCGCACTTGCGGAAGAATCGGGATTGCAGAAAGTAGTTGCGCAAATGGCTGCGGAACAGCGGGGCGCGCAGGCCGTGTTTGAAAAGCTGGGATTCAAGGCCGAAGCCTTGCTGGCGGATTATGTGATGGATTTGCAAGGACGAACGCACGACCTGATTGTGATGAGTTACGATGTGACCGGCTTAAACGGGTAA
- a CDS encoding alpha/beta fold hydrolase — protein MDNLSGKLRFWWRRWRWRLLAVYALLVLGAHVWQWWRPAENLPEPECSVCRSIRVDEIDGERRLSNQIRFAYQDWGQADESSLPIVLIHGSPGEADDFRRLAPMLETSHRLIIPDLPGFGASTRDISDYSFRTHAKYIIELLDQLKIKRAHFLGFSMGGGVVLNLNDIAPERIASVTMLAAIGVQEMELLGDYHLNHALHGLQLGFFWLLREGLPLSPTSHVRDIAVSYSRNFYDSDQRPLRAMLNRFDKPMLILHGQHDFLVPVEAAREHHRLVPQSELIVSDYDHFMVFNRKNYLAPLLMDFITRVEAATALRKAQADPIRIAASQQPFDPRNLPKFIGVTAFVVVLLLAAATLITEDLTCITAGVMAAQGRIDFALAVFACFLGIYVGDLMLFLAGRGLGRAALSRAPVKWFVSERAVKRGSEWMQHQGAKVIFISRFLPGARLPTYFAAGALRTSFWKFAFYFAIACIVWTPLLVGISMLLGKGLVESALFAGQGLLLKAFAAAVLIYVLIKLLVRLSTWRGRRLLLSRWRRMMNWEFWPPYVFYPPVVLYVVWLMLKHRSATLFTAANPAIPGGGFIGESKAEIYRGLATAKESLPAWRLLKASTTVEERILQAKDFIAEHRLTFPMVLKPDAGQRGSGVGIIGSDEELKLYLRQSDVDTIVQEFLPGEEFGVFYYRYPNQLTGKIFAITEKRFPMVAGDGVSTLEQLILNDHRAVCMARFLLDKHADRLWEQPAAGENVRLVELGTHCRGAVFLDGGWVKTAKLEAEIDRICQQFDGFYFGRFDIRTPDVEAFRQGRDFKVIELNGVTSEATSIYDPKNSVFAAYRILFAQWRIAFEIGAQNRQRGFQPTPLRTLLKWMIAYREQSQSHDSFREARQSQPAD, from the coding sequence ATGGACAACCTTTCAGGCAAGTTGCGTTTTTGGTGGCGTCGTTGGCGCTGGCGGTTACTGGCTGTGTATGCCTTGCTGGTGTTAGGAGCGCACGTCTGGCAATGGTGGCGGCCTGCAGAAAATTTGCCGGAACCCGAATGTTCTGTTTGCCGATCAATCCGGGTAGATGAAATTGACGGCGAACGCCGCTTGAGCAACCAAATTCGATTTGCCTATCAGGATTGGGGACAGGCTGACGAATCTTCTTTGCCAATCGTATTGATTCACGGCAGCCCCGGTGAAGCCGACGACTTTCGGCGGCTTGCGCCGATGCTGGAAACATCGCATCGGTTGATTATCCCGGACCTGCCCGGCTTTGGCGCTTCGACGCGCGACATTTCGGATTATTCTTTTCGCACCCACGCAAAATACATCATCGAACTGTTGGATCAATTGAAAATAAAACGCGCCCATTTTCTGGGCTTCAGCATGGGCGGCGGGGTGGTGTTGAACCTGAATGACATCGCGCCGGAACGCATCGCTTCAGTCACGATGCTGGCGGCAATTGGCGTTCAGGAAATGGAATTGCTTGGTGATTATCATTTGAATCACGCGCTACACGGATTGCAGCTTGGGTTTTTCTGGTTGCTGCGCGAAGGGCTGCCGCTTTCGCCGACTTCGCATGTGCGAGATATCGCCGTTTCCTACAGTCGAAACTTTTACGATTCCGACCAACGGCCATTGCGCGCGATGCTCAACCGATTCGACAAACCGATGCTGATCCTGCACGGACAGCATGATTTTCTGGTTCCGGTCGAAGCCGCGCGCGAACATCACCGGCTGGTTCCGCAAAGCGAATTGATCGTTTCCGATTACGATCATTTTATGGTTTTCAATCGAAAAAATTATCTGGCGCCGCTACTCATGGATTTCATAACACGAGTTGAAGCCGCAACCGCTCTGCGCAAAGCGCAGGCTGATCCAATTCGCATTGCCGCTTCCCAGCAGCCCTTTGATCCAAGGAATCTGCCGAAATTCATCGGAGTGACGGCGTTTGTTGTGGTGTTGTTGCTGGCGGCGGCAACGCTCATTACAGAGGATCTTACCTGCATCACTGCCGGTGTGATGGCGGCCCAAGGCAGAATTGATTTCGCACTTGCGGTGTTCGCCTGCTTTCTGGGAATTTACGTCGGCGATTTGATGTTGTTTTTGGCCGGGCGCGGGCTTGGCCGGGCGGCTTTGTCTAGAGCGCCTGTGAAATGGTTTGTCAGCGAACGCGCAGTGAAGCGCGGCTCTGAATGGATGCAGCATCAAGGGGCAAAAGTGATTTTCATCAGCCGGTTTTTGCCCGGCGCGCGGTTGCCCACCTATTTCGCTGCGGGCGCTTTGCGCACGAGTTTCTGGAAATTCGCATTTTATTTTGCCATTGCATGCATCGTATGGACGCCGCTGCTGGTTGGGATATCTATGCTGCTGGGTAAAGGACTGGTCGAATCGGCGTTGTTTGCCGGGCAGGGCTTGTTGCTGAAGGCTTTTGCCGCAGCGGTTTTGATTTACGTGTTGATCAAGTTGTTGGTGCGGCTTTCGACCTGGCGAGGCCGCCGTTTGCTGCTTTCGCGTTGGCGACGGATGATGAATTGGGAGTTTTGGCCGCCTTATGTGTTTTATCCGCCAGTCGTCTTGTACGTCGTTTGGCTGATGTTGAAACATCGCAGCGCGACATTGTTCACCGCGGCAAATCCTGCGATTCCCGGCGGAGGCTTCATCGGAGAATCCAAGGCGGAAATTTATCGCGGTTTAGCAACTGCGAAAGAAAGTTTGCCGGCCTGGCGATTGCTGAAAGCTTCGACGACTGTCGAGGAGAGAATCCTGCAGGCAAAAGATTTTATCGCCGAACATCGGCTGACTTTTCCCATGGTGTTAAAGCCTGATGCCGGGCAACGTGGCTCAGGCGTTGGCATAATTGGCTCCGATGAAGAATTGAAACTTTATCTGCGCCAATCCGATGTGGACACAATTGTTCAAGAGTTTTTGCCCGGCGAAGAATTCGGCGTTTTCTATTATCGGTATCCAAATCAACTCACGGGAAAGATTTTCGCAATTACGGAAAAACGGTTTCCGATGGTTGCGGGCGATGGCGTCAGCACCTTGGAGCAGTTGATTCTGAACGATCACCGCGCGGTTTGCATGGCTCGATTTCTGCTGGACAAACACGCGGACAGATTATGGGAACAGCCTGCCGCTGGCGAAAATGTGCGCCTGGTTGAGCTTGGAACGCATTGTCGTGGCGCGGTATTTTTGGATGGTGGCTGGGTCAAAACCGCGAAACTCGAAGCGGAGATTGACCGCATTTGCCAACAGTTCGATGGATTTTACTTTGGTCGCTTCGACATTCGCACGCCGGATGTTGAAGCGTTTCGCCAGGGACGCGACTTCAAAGTGATTGAGTTAAATGGAGTAACTTCCGAGGCCACAAGCATTTACGATCCTAAAAATTCTGTTTTTGCAGCATATCGAATTTTGTTTGCACAATGGCGGATCGCCTTCGAAATCGGCGCGCAAAACCGCCAGCGGGGTTTCCAGCCAACGCCGCTGCGCACGTTGTTGAAATGGATGATTGCTTACCGCGAACAATCGCAATCGCATGACAGCTTTCGCGAGGCGCGGCAATCGCAACCGGCGGATTAA
- a CDS encoding GNAT family N-acetyltransferase: MLAETLPLLDKNEYPRFRDSLPPSELREGKYLIRFANSLEELDEVLRLRFEIFNLELGEGLESSFQTGRDVDEYDLACHHLMVIEAATEKVVGTYRLQTGAMAAAATGFYSATEFDLSRLPLEVLEDSVELSRACIAKEYRNTQVLFLLWKGLAAYIAFNRKRFLFGCCSLTGQDAREGKLAMELLEREGHLHPNYFVPPKNGVECYPDDFEVENSFAMKLPKLFRSYLRIGVKVCGPPAIDRLFKTIDFFVLFDLFEMDRQTQRMFFGV; this comes from the coding sequence ATGCTTGCGGAGACTTTGCCTTTACTCGACAAAAACGAATATCCGCGCTTCCGCGACAGTTTGCCGCCCAGCGAACTGCGCGAGGGCAAATACCTGATTCGCTTTGCCAACAGTTTGGAAGAGTTGGATGAAGTGCTTCGGTTGCGCTTTGAAATCTTCAACCTGGAATTGGGGGAAGGGTTGGAATCGTCGTTTCAAACCGGGCGGGACGTGGACGAATACGATTTGGCCTGCCACCATCTGATGGTGATCGAAGCAGCGACCGAAAAAGTCGTGGGCACCTATCGGCTGCAAACCGGCGCGATGGCTGCGGCGGCGACGGGATTTTATTCGGCGACGGAATTCGATCTTTCTCGATTGCCATTGGAAGTCTTGGAGGATTCCGTGGAATTGAGCCGCGCTTGCATCGCCAAAGAGTATCGCAACACACAGGTGCTGTTTTTATTGTGGAAAGGCTTGGCTGCGTACATCGCCTTCAACCGCAAACGGTTTTTATTTGGCTGCTGCTCATTGACAGGGCAGGATGCCCGCGAAGGCAAATTGGCGATGGAATTGTTGGAACGCGAAGGCCATCTGCATCCAAACTATTTTGTTCCGCCGAAAAACGGGGTTGAGTGTTATCCGGATGATTTCGAAGTCGAAAATTCCTTTGCGATGAAATTGCCGAAACTGTTCCGGTCGTATCTGAGAATCGGCGTGAAAGTGTGCGGCCCCCCGGCAATTGATCGCCTGTTCAAAACAATAGACTTTTTTGTGCTGTTCGATTTGTTTGAAATGGATCGGCAAACGCAGCGTATGTTTTTCGGTGTGTAA
- a CDS encoding 1-acyl-sn-glycerol-3-phosphate acyltransferase, with the protein MRVHVEGNPPDPPFFLVANHLSYVDIILLASRLECTFIAKNDIAAWPGMGWLARSIGTIFIDRKNFQDIPRVIELIDETLAKGQGVILFPEGTSTMGESVMPFSPALLEPAARAAYPVSYAALRYETPPTEPPAHAAVCWWGDMDFVPHFLKLLMVSNFDATIVFGEDAIQADDRKLLAKALWSAVNQRFEPVVNHSLAIQLRKL; encoded by the coding sequence ATGCGCGTGCACGTTGAAGGAAACCCACCTGATCCGCCGTTTTTTTTGGTCGCCAATCATCTGAGTTATGTGGACATCATTCTGCTGGCCAGTCGGTTGGAATGCACCTTCATCGCTAAAAACGACATTGCGGCCTGGCCTGGAATGGGATGGCTGGCCCGCAGCATCGGCACAATCTTCATTGATCGAAAAAATTTTCAGGACATTCCGCGCGTCATTGAACTGATTGATGAAACTCTGGCCAAGGGACAAGGCGTCATTCTGTTTCCCGAAGGAACCAGCACGATGGGCGAAAGCGTGATGCCGTTTAGTCCCGCGCTGCTGGAACCCGCAGCCAGAGCCGCCTATCCGGTTTCGTATGCAGCCTTGAGATACGAAACGCCGCCGACCGAGCCGCCAGCTCATGCAGCGGTGTGCTGGTGGGGCGACATGGATTTCGTTCCGCACTTTTTGAAGTTGCTGATGGTATCAAATTTTGACGCGACGATCGTTTTTGGGGAAGACGCGATTCAGGCCGATGATCGGAAACTGCTGGCCAAAGCGTTATGGTCGGCGGTCAACCAACGGTTCGAACCCGTTGTGAACCATTCGCTGGCAATTCAACTGAGGAAGTTATGA
- a CDS encoding nitroreductase family deazaflavin-dependent oxidoreductase translates to MFAQMMTAFQSQFFSGVNLFAEPLIRAGVGNPLFWPTGTIVVETTGRKSGRKINLPVLATRIGEFVVFGTVRHNAQWLKNLAVNPEVRYWLGGQPREAVASVVTPNEITLSETLPPQANCLVSLLQQQSRLLGISFALLTPPKSNGNASS, encoded by the coding sequence ATGTTTGCGCAAATGATGACAGCATTTCAAAGCCAATTTTTCAGCGGAGTGAACCTGTTTGCCGAACCGTTGATTCGCGCTGGCGTCGGGAATCCACTGTTTTGGCCCACCGGCACGATTGTCGTCGAAACCACCGGGCGCAAATCCGGTCGGAAGATCAACCTGCCGGTGTTGGCGACGAGGATTGGCGAATTTGTTGTCTTCGGGACCGTGCGTCATAACGCACAATGGTTGAAAAATCTGGCAGTCAATCCTGAAGTTCGATACTGGTTGGGCGGGCAGCCGCGTGAGGCCGTGGCGTCGGTGGTCACTCCCAATGAAATAACCTTGAGCGAGACATTGCCACCCCAGGCCAATTGCCTTGTCAGTCTGTTGCAACAGCAAAGCCGTTTGCTGGGAATCAGTTTTGCCCTTTTAACCCCGCCAAAATCGAACGGCAACGCGTCAAGCTGA